The Actinoplanes sp. N902-109 genomic interval GGCGATCACGCTCGCCGTCAGGATGTGCCGGCCGGGCAGGTCGGGAAACATCGCGGGCCACAGCACGGAAAGGGCGTTGTTGTTGCTCACGTGCACCAGGGCCGCCACCGGCAGACTCTGCCCGGTCCGGTTGAAGACCCAGGTGATGACGATGCTGAGCAGGACGCCGACCAGGAAGAACAGCACCAGCGTCGCGGCGTCGTGGCCGAGCGCCCAGCCGGTGAGGAACAACGGCAGGTGCCAGCCCGACCACAGGACACCCAGGATCACGCTGCCGGGCAGCGGACCGTACGCCCTCTGCAGCCGGGGCAGCGCGAAGTCACGCCAGCCCGGTTCCTCGGCCAGGCCGGTGGTGAGGATCTGCACGAGCAGCATGGGCGGATAGGCGACGAGCGCGATCAGCGGCGGCCCCTGCGCGTCGGCGATGGCGCCGGGCAGCACGAAGGTGGCAGCGATGAGGCTCGCCGGGATGCCCAGCAGGGCAAAGACATACCACCTCGCCGGGGTACGCCACCGGGTCAGCCGGGCCCGCCAGCGGCGCAGCCCCGCCGTTCCCCCGGTGCGCGCGGTGACCAGGAAGGCCGCCGCCAGCGGGCCCAGATAGGCGCCGGGCAGCAGCCCGAACAGCTCGTCGTCGCCGAGCACGACGGGGAAGGTCAGCGGCAGCACGTGCCACACGCCCGCGGAGAGGACGTACGGTGTCCACAGCAGCCAGCTGAGGCCGTACGCAAGCAGGAAGAACGAGCCGAGCGGATGCCGGCGGATCATGGCCGGACCCGCGGGAGCACCGCCGGATCGAGCGCGACGACGGTGGCCGAGCACGCCGCCCGAGGGGCCGGGGCACCGGCCGGGCCGCGAGGGACCGCGGCGACGCCCACCCGGCAGCCCGGCAGCATCGCGGGGCCGCCCCATCCGTGGCGCTGCACGTCAGCCCACGCTGCGCAACAGCGACTCGACCGCGGCGACCCGCTCGGTGAGCCGGGCCAGCTCGGCCGCGACCTCCCGCTGCGAGGCGGTCGCGGCCTCGG includes:
- a CDS encoding type II CAAX endopeptidase family protein encodes the protein MIRRHPLGSFFLLAYGLSWLLWTPYVLSAGVWHVLPLTFPVVLGDDELFGLLPGAYLGPLAAAFLVTARTGGTAGLRRWRARLTRWRTPARWYVFALLGIPASLIAATFVLPGAIADAQGPPLIALVAYPPMLLVQILTTGLAEEPGWRDFALPRLQRAYGPLPGSVILGVLWSGWHLPLFLTGWALGHDAATLVLFFLVGVLLSIVITWVFNRTGQSLPVAALVHVSNNNALSVLWPAMFPDLPGRHILTASVIAYGVLAGVLLVVTRGRLGCPEAAGQAPAELGLSPRPG